The Dehalococcoidia bacterium genome window below encodes:
- the feoB gene encoding ferrous iron transport protein B — MKLVNLGSCHTTTGIKKQKSVGIGKRLTIALAGNANVGKSVIFNQLTGSQQTIGNWPGKTVERAEGTLHLDGYDVTIVDLPGIYSLSTFSLEELVSREYIAHEKPDVIINVIGAPVLERNLFFTLQLMEMGIPMVVCLNQMDVARARGIVIDDKKLEALLGVPVMPTVAAKGKGIRELIERAVQIAECKPEPVKNPIKFGNDLEAYAEELTGLIEAERLNLGYPSRVVAIKLLEGDTNITELVSQKSENAVRVSKILAKKIEDVYKQPSFVVVASGRHLLASQIAHDVQIQETVKPAFSDRIDRFATHKVFGYLTAFAVIAGLLLWTFTVGNFLSGLMSNALSFFEPVSPQLSGTLWSILWNGVFGGFVAGATLVIPYVLPFYLMLAALEDSGILTRVAFMLDSAMHQMGLHGKAIIPIILGYGCNVPAIYTTRIMTTRRERLLAGLAITFAPCAARTIIILGLVAAFIGIWWALALYVIDLLITFVVVKLAVKAIPGELTGLIMEMHSFKMPSFSVMAKQTWARAKGLIIMVFPIYIIASAAVQGAYALGWLEPVNDALSFLTVGWLGLPVIAGTLLIFGAARKELILLMAVVIFGTNLAAVLTPVQLIVLALVGTIYPCFATIGALTKEFGWKAAWAIIGTNLATAILIGGVAARLLPLVL; from the coding sequence ATGAAATTGGTTAATCTGGGTTCGTGTCATACAACAACCGGTATAAAGAAACAAAAAAGCGTCGGCATCGGGAAACGCCTGACTATTGCCCTGGCTGGAAATGCCAACGTCGGCAAGAGCGTAATATTTAATCAATTAACGGGTTCACAACAAACCATAGGCAACTGGCCGGGAAAAACGGTGGAAAGGGCTGAAGGTACTTTACACCTCGATGGTTACGACGTCACTATCGTCGACCTGCCCGGGATATATTCTTTGTCCACATTCTCTCTGGAGGAATTGGTTTCCAGGGAATACATAGCTCATGAAAAGCCGGATGTTATTATCAATGTTATCGGGGCTCCGGTCCTGGAACGGAACCTCTTTTTCACCCTTCAGCTAATGGAGATGGGTATCCCCATGGTCGTTTGTCTTAACCAAATGGACGTGGCCCGCGCTAGGGGAATAGTAATAGATGACAAAAAGCTCGAAGCTCTGCTGGGTGTTCCGGTCATGCCGACTGTAGCTGCCAAGGGCAAAGGAATACGGGAGCTAATTGAAAGAGCAGTCCAGATTGCCGAATGTAAACCAGAGCCGGTTAAGAATCCGATCAAATTCGGGAATGACCTGGAAGCTTATGCCGAAGAGCTAACCGGATTAATCGAGGCGGAACGACTAAATCTGGGATATCCTTCGAGGGTAGTGGCGATTAAGTTGCTCGAGGGCGATACCAATATTACAGAACTGGTTAGCCAGAAGTCGGAAAATGCAGTTCGCGTCTCCAAGATTCTGGCCAAAAAGATAGAAGATGTCTATAAGCAGCCTAGTTTTGTGGTGGTGGCTTCCGGGAGACACTTGCTGGCCAGCCAAATTGCGCATGACGTCCAGATACAGGAAACTGTAAAGCCGGCATTTTCAGACAGGATAGACCGGTTTGCGACGCATAAAGTGTTTGGTTACCTTACGGCGTTTGCCGTGATTGCCGGCTTGCTTCTCTGGACATTCACTGTTGGGAACTTTTTGTCCGGCTTGATGTCCAATGCCCTCAGCTTCTTCGAACCGGTAAGTCCGCAATTAAGTGGAACACTCTGGAGCATTCTCTGGAACGGTGTTTTCGGAGGATTTGTAGCTGGAGCTACTTTGGTTATTCCTTATGTGCTCCCTTTCTATCTGATGCTAGCGGCACTCGAAGACTCGGGCATTCTGACCCGGGTGGCTTTTATGCTGGATAGTGCCATGCATCAGATGGGGTTGCACGGCAAAGCCATTATACCCATAATTCTGGGTTACGGCTGCAATGTCCCCGCTATCTATACGACACGAATCATGACTACCAGACGAGAGAGATTGCTGGCAGGCTTGGCCATTACCTTTGCTCCTTGCGCTGCCAGGACTATCATCATCCTCGGTCTGGTGGCTGCTTTCATAGGTATCTGGTGGGCATTGGCGCTCTATGTAATCGACCTGCTCATCACGTTTGTGGTGGTCAAATTGGCTGTAAAGGCAATCCCTGGCGAATTGACGGGGCTAATAATGGAGATGCATTCCTTTAAGATGCCTTCATTCTCTGTTATGGCTAAACAGACTTGGGCACGGGCCAAGGGACTAATCATTATGGTTTTCCCTATATATATAATTGCCAGTGCGGCGGTCCAGGGAGCGTATGCCCTCGGCTGGCTCGAGCCGGTGAACGATGCCCTATCATTTCTGACCGTAGGGTGGCTGGGGTTACCGGTTATTGCGGGAACACTACTGATATTCGGCGCTGCCAGAAAAGAGCTAATACTCCTAATGGCAGTCGTCATATTTGGCACGAACTTAGCTGCTGTGCTCACACCTGTCCAGCTCATTGTGCTGGCTTTGGTGGGGACAATATATCCCTGTTTTGCCACTATCGGCGCGTTGACAAAGGAATTCGGCTGGAAGGCTGCCTGGGCAATTATAGGAACGAATCTGGCGACAGCCATTTTGATTGGCGGCGTCGCTGCAAGGCTGCTTCCATTAGTCCTGTAG